One stretch of Camelus bactrianus isolate YW-2024 breed Bactrian camel chromosome 21, ASM4877302v1, whole genome shotgun sequence DNA includes these proteins:
- the CD5L gene encoding CD5 antigen-like isoform X4, whose amino-acid sequence MARLFFLIVAFFTGPGLLVLPLTGASASFNSTFVLEMHHLLCSTWLRMASMQQSADWVSDTTGHLPEESLGTAQTIHRESSSHVRLVGGPHRCEGRVEVQRNGEWGTVCDDGWDMNDVAVVCRELGCGAAIWTPSGVIYKPLADEDQKVLIQDVNCTGVEENLIQCEQDEDVYSCSHNEDAGAKCEFPETVQLVGGPGRCKGRVEVKHKGQWGTVCKAGWNLSAAKVVCRQLGCGRAILTQRCCSKSTQGQGPIWLSEVSCSGKEADLQDCPSGLWGKNNCTHDEDTWVECEDPFQLRLVGGESKCSGRLEVLHKGEWGTVCDDGWGEKEEQVVCKQLGCGEPVFVSAKDRRRFGFGNGRIWLDDVYCSGQEQSLEQCRHRFWGHHNCNHREDVAVDCLEHNPDLLGA is encoded by the exons ATGGCTCGGCTGTTTTTCTTGATCGTTG cCTTTTTCACTGGACCTGGCCTTCTAG TTCTACCACTTACAGGTGCCTCTGCCAGCTTCAATAGTACATTTGTACTAGAAATGCATCACCTTCTATGCAGCACATGGCTTCGCATGGCTTCTATGCAGCAGAGTGCAGACTGGGTTTCTGACACCACTGGCCACCTCCCCGAGGAGTCTTTGGGCACTGCGCAAACTATTCACAGAG AATCTTCATCCCACGTACGCCTGGTGGGAGGTCCACATCGCTGTGAAGGGCGAGTGGAAGTGCAACGGAATGGCGAATGGGGCACCGTATGTGATGACGGCTGGGACATGAACGACGTGGCTGTGGTGTGTCGGGAACTGGGCTGTGGAGCAGCCATATGGACACCCAGTGGTGTTATATATAAGCCATTGGCAGATGAAGACCAAAAAGTCCTTATCCAAGACGTCAACTGCACTGGGGTGGAAGAAAATCTAATTCAATGTGAACAAGATGAAGATGTTTATAGTTGCTCCCACAATGAGGATGCAGGAGCGAAGTGTGAAT TTCCAGAGACTGTGCAGCTGGTTGGCGGGCCTGGGCGCTGCAAGGGACGAGTGGAAGTGAAGCACAAAGGGCAGTGGGGCACCGTATGCAAAGCAGGCTGGAATCTCTCAGCTGCAAAGGTGGTGTGTCGGCAGCTGGGGTGTGGGAGGGCCATACTGACCCAGAGATGCTGCAGCAAGTCTACCCAGGGCCAAGGGCCCATCTGGCTGAGTGAGGTATCATGCTCGGGAAAGGAAGCAGACCTTCAGGATTGCCCTTCTGGACTTTGGGGGAAGAATAACTGCACCCATGACGAGGACACGTGGGTCGAATGTGAAG ATCCCTTTCAATTGAGGCTGGTAGGAGGAGAAAGCAAGTGCTCTGGGCGACTGGAGGTGCTGCACAAGGGTGAATGGGGCACGGTCTGTGACGATGgctggggagaaaaggaggaacAGGTGGTCTGCAAGCAACTGGGCTGCGGGGAGCCTGTCTTTGTATCTGCCAAAGACCGGAGAAGGTTCGGCTTTGGGAATGGCCGCATCTGGCTGGATGATGTTTACTGCTCAGGGCAGGAGCAGTCCCTGGAGCAGTGCCGACACAGGTTCTGGGGGCATCACAACTGCAACCACCGGGAAGATGTGGCTGTGGACTGCTTAG AACATAATCCTGACCTTCTTGGTGCTTGA
- the CD5L gene encoding CD5 antigen-like isoform X8 has protein sequence MARLFFLIVAFFTGPGLLVLPLTGASASFNSTFVLEMHHLLCSTWLRMASMQQSADWVSDTTGHLPEESLGTAQTIHRESSSHVRLVGGPHRCEGRVEVQRNGEWGTVCDDGWDMNDVAVVCRELGCGAAIWTPSGVIYKPLADEDQKVLIQDVNCTGVEENLIQCEQDEDVYSCSHNEDAGAKCEFPETVQLVGGPGRCKGRVEVKHKGQWGTVCKAGWNLSAAKVVCRQLGCGRAILTQRCCSKSTQGQGPIWLSEVSCSGKEADLQDCPSGLWGKNNCTHDEDTWVECEDPFQLRLVGGESKCSGRLEVLHKGEWGTVCDDGWGEKEEQVVCKQLGCGEPVFVSAKDRRRFGFGNGRIWLDDVYCSGQEQSLEQCRHRFWGHHNCNHREDVAVDCLEHNPDLLGALPADPE, from the exons ATGGCTCGGCTGTTTTTCTTGATCGTTG cCTTTTTCACTGGACCTGGCCTTCTAG TTCTACCACTTACAGGTGCCTCTGCCAGCTTCAATAGTACATTTGTACTAGAAATGCATCACCTTCTATGCAGCACATGGCTTCGCATGGCTTCTATGCAGCAGAGTGCAGACTGGGTTTCTGACACCACTGGCCACCTCCCCGAGGAGTCTTTGGGCACTGCGCAAACTATTCACAGAG AATCTTCATCCCACGTACGCCTGGTGGGAGGTCCACATCGCTGTGAAGGGCGAGTGGAAGTGCAACGGAATGGCGAATGGGGCACCGTATGTGATGACGGCTGGGACATGAACGACGTGGCTGTGGTGTGTCGGGAACTGGGCTGTGGAGCAGCCATATGGACACCCAGTGGTGTTATATATAAGCCATTGGCAGATGAAGACCAAAAAGTCCTTATCCAAGACGTCAACTGCACTGGGGTGGAAGAAAATCTAATTCAATGTGAACAAGATGAAGATGTTTATAGTTGCTCCCACAATGAGGATGCAGGAGCGAAGTGTGAAT TTCCAGAGACTGTGCAGCTGGTTGGCGGGCCTGGGCGCTGCAAGGGACGAGTGGAAGTGAAGCACAAAGGGCAGTGGGGCACCGTATGCAAAGCAGGCTGGAATCTCTCAGCTGCAAAGGTGGTGTGTCGGCAGCTGGGGTGTGGGAGGGCCATACTGACCCAGAGATGCTGCAGCAAGTCTACCCAGGGCCAAGGGCCCATCTGGCTGAGTGAGGTATCATGCTCGGGAAAGGAAGCAGACCTTCAGGATTGCCCTTCTGGACTTTGGGGGAAGAATAACTGCACCCATGACGAGGACACGTGGGTCGAATGTGAAG ATCCCTTTCAATTGAGGCTGGTAGGAGGAGAAAGCAAGTGCTCTGGGCGACTGGAGGTGCTGCACAAGGGTGAATGGGGCACGGTCTGTGACGATGgctggggagaaaaggaggaacAGGTGGTCTGCAAGCAACTGGGCTGCGGGGAGCCTGTCTTTGTATCTGCCAAAGACCGGAGAAGGTTCGGCTTTGGGAATGGCCGCATCTGGCTGGATGATGTTTACTGCTCAGGGCAGGAGCAGTCCCTGGAGCAGTGCCGACACAGGTTCTGGGGGCATCACAACTGCAACCACCGGGAAGATGTGGCTGTGGACTGCTTAG AACATAATCCTGACCTTCTTGGTGCTTTACCTGCAGATCCAGAGTGA
- the CD5L gene encoding CD5 antigen-like isoform X7 — MAWLFLILESSSHVRLVGGPHRCEGRVEVQRNGEWGTVCDDGWDMNDVAVVCRELGCGAAIWTPSGVIYKPLADEDQKVLIQDVNCTGVEENLIQCEQDEDVYSCSHNEDAGAKCEFPETVQLVGGPGRCKGRVEVKHKGQWGTVCKAGWNLSAAKVVCRQLGCGRAILTQRCCSKSTQGQGPIWLSEVSCSGKEADLQDCPSGLWGKNNCTHDEDTWVECEDPFQLRLVGGESKCSGRLEVLHKGEWGTVCDDGWGEKEEQVVCKQLGCGEPVFVSAKDRRRFGFGNGRIWLDDVYCSGQEQSLEQCRHRFWGHHNCNHREDVAVDCLEHNPDLLGALPADPE; from the exons ATGGCTTGGCTGTTCTTGATCCTTG AATCTTCATCCCACGTACGCCTGGTGGGAGGTCCACATCGCTGTGAAGGGCGAGTGGAAGTGCAACGGAATGGCGAATGGGGCACCGTATGTGATGACGGCTGGGACATGAACGACGTGGCTGTGGTGTGTCGGGAACTGGGCTGTGGAGCAGCCATATGGACACCCAGTGGTGTTATATATAAGCCATTGGCAGATGAAGACCAAAAAGTCCTTATCCAAGACGTCAACTGCACTGGGGTGGAAGAAAATCTAATTCAATGTGAACAAGATGAAGATGTTTATAGTTGCTCCCACAATGAGGATGCAGGAGCGAAGTGTGAAT TTCCAGAGACTGTGCAGCTGGTTGGCGGGCCTGGGCGCTGCAAGGGACGAGTGGAAGTGAAGCACAAAGGGCAGTGGGGCACCGTATGCAAAGCAGGCTGGAATCTCTCAGCTGCAAAGGTGGTGTGTCGGCAGCTGGGGTGTGGGAGGGCCATACTGACCCAGAGATGCTGCAGCAAGTCTACCCAGGGCCAAGGGCCCATCTGGCTGAGTGAGGTATCATGCTCGGGAAAGGAAGCAGACCTTCAGGATTGCCCTTCTGGACTTTGGGGGAAGAATAACTGCACCCATGACGAGGACACGTGGGTCGAATGTGAAG ATCCCTTTCAATTGAGGCTGGTAGGAGGAGAAAGCAAGTGCTCTGGGCGACTGGAGGTGCTGCACAAGGGTGAATGGGGCACGGTCTGTGACGATGgctggggagaaaaggaggaacAGGTGGTCTGCAAGCAACTGGGCTGCGGGGAGCCTGTCTTTGTATCTGCCAAAGACCGGAGAAGGTTCGGCTTTGGGAATGGCCGCATCTGGCTGGATGATGTTTACTGCTCAGGGCAGGAGCAGTCCCTGGAGCAGTGCCGACACAGGTTCTGGGGGCATCACAACTGCAACCACCGGGAAGATGTGGCTGTGGACTGCTTAG AACATAATCCTGACCTTCTTGGTGCTTTACCTGCAGATCCAGAGTGA
- the CD5L gene encoding CD5 antigen-like isoform X3: protein MAWLFLILAFFTGPGLLGASASFNSTFVLEMHHLLCSTWLRMASMQQSADWVSDTTGHLPEESLGTAQTIHRESSSHVRLVGGPHRCEGRVEVQRNGEWGTVCDDGWDMNDVAVVCRELGCGAAIWTPSGVIYKPLADEDQKVLIQDVNCTGVEENLIQCEQDEDVYSCSHNEDAGAKCEFPETVQLVGGPGRCKGRVEVKHKGQWGTVCKAGWNLSAAKVVCRQLGCGRAILTQRCCSKSTQGQGPIWLSEVSCSGKEADLQDCPSGLWGKNNCTHDEDTWVECEDPFQLRLVGGESKCSGRLEVLHKGEWGTVCDDGWGEKEEQVVCKQLGCGEPVFVSAKDRRRFGFGNGRIWLDDVYCSGQEQSLEQCRHRFWGHHNCNHREDVAVDCLEHNPDLLGALPADPE, encoded by the exons ATGGCTTGGCTGTTCTTGATCCTTG cCTTTTTCACTGGACCTGGCCTTCTAG GTGCCTCTGCCAGCTTCAATAGTACATTTGTACTAGAAATGCATCACCTTCTATGCAGCACATGGCTTCGCATGGCTTCTATGCAGCAGAGTGCAGACTGGGTTTCTGACACCACTGGCCACCTCCCCGAGGAGTCTTTGGGCACTGCGCAAACTATTCACAGAG AATCTTCATCCCACGTACGCCTGGTGGGAGGTCCACATCGCTGTGAAGGGCGAGTGGAAGTGCAACGGAATGGCGAATGGGGCACCGTATGTGATGACGGCTGGGACATGAACGACGTGGCTGTGGTGTGTCGGGAACTGGGCTGTGGAGCAGCCATATGGACACCCAGTGGTGTTATATATAAGCCATTGGCAGATGAAGACCAAAAAGTCCTTATCCAAGACGTCAACTGCACTGGGGTGGAAGAAAATCTAATTCAATGTGAACAAGATGAAGATGTTTATAGTTGCTCCCACAATGAGGATGCAGGAGCGAAGTGTGAAT TTCCAGAGACTGTGCAGCTGGTTGGCGGGCCTGGGCGCTGCAAGGGACGAGTGGAAGTGAAGCACAAAGGGCAGTGGGGCACCGTATGCAAAGCAGGCTGGAATCTCTCAGCTGCAAAGGTGGTGTGTCGGCAGCTGGGGTGTGGGAGGGCCATACTGACCCAGAGATGCTGCAGCAAGTCTACCCAGGGCCAAGGGCCCATCTGGCTGAGTGAGGTATCATGCTCGGGAAAGGAAGCAGACCTTCAGGATTGCCCTTCTGGACTTTGGGGGAAGAATAACTGCACCCATGACGAGGACACGTGGGTCGAATGTGAAG ATCCCTTTCAATTGAGGCTGGTAGGAGGAGAAAGCAAGTGCTCTGGGCGACTGGAGGTGCTGCACAAGGGTGAATGGGGCACGGTCTGTGACGATGgctggggagaaaaggaggaacAGGTGGTCTGCAAGCAACTGGGCTGCGGGGAGCCTGTCTTTGTATCTGCCAAAGACCGGAGAAGGTTCGGCTTTGGGAATGGCCGCATCTGGCTGGATGATGTTTACTGCTCAGGGCAGGAGCAGTCCCTGGAGCAGTGCCGACACAGGTTCTGGGGGCATCACAACTGCAACCACCGGGAAGATGTGGCTGTGGACTGCTTAG AACATAATCCTGACCTTCTTGGTGCTTTACCTGCAGATCCAGAGTGA
- the CD5L gene encoding CD5 antigen-like isoform X1, with amino-acid sequence MAWLFLILAFFTGPGLLVLPLTGASASFNSTFVLEMHHLLCSTWLRMASMQQSADWVSDTTGHLPEESLGTAQTIHRESSSHVRLVGGPHRCEGRVEVQRNGEWGTVCDDGWDMNDVAVVCRELGCGAAIWTPSGVIYKPLADEDQKVLIQDVNCTGVEENLIQCEQDEDVYSCSHNEDAGAKCEFPETVQLVGGPGRCKGRVEVKHKGQWGTVCKAGWNLSAAKVVCRQLGCGRAILTQRCCSKSTQGQGPIWLSEVSCSGKEADLQDCPSGLWGKNNCTHDEDTWVECEDPFQLRLVGGESKCSGRLEVLHKGEWGTVCDDGWGEKEEQVVCKQLGCGEPVFVSAKDRRRFGFGNGRIWLDDVYCSGQEQSLEQCRHRFWGHHNCNHREDVAVDCLEHNPDLLGALPADPE; translated from the exons ATGGCTTGGCTGTTCTTGATCCTTG cCTTTTTCACTGGACCTGGCCTTCTAG TTCTACCACTTACAGGTGCCTCTGCCAGCTTCAATAGTACATTTGTACTAGAAATGCATCACCTTCTATGCAGCACATGGCTTCGCATGGCTTCTATGCAGCAGAGTGCAGACTGGGTTTCTGACACCACTGGCCACCTCCCCGAGGAGTCTTTGGGCACTGCGCAAACTATTCACAGAG AATCTTCATCCCACGTACGCCTGGTGGGAGGTCCACATCGCTGTGAAGGGCGAGTGGAAGTGCAACGGAATGGCGAATGGGGCACCGTATGTGATGACGGCTGGGACATGAACGACGTGGCTGTGGTGTGTCGGGAACTGGGCTGTGGAGCAGCCATATGGACACCCAGTGGTGTTATATATAAGCCATTGGCAGATGAAGACCAAAAAGTCCTTATCCAAGACGTCAACTGCACTGGGGTGGAAGAAAATCTAATTCAATGTGAACAAGATGAAGATGTTTATAGTTGCTCCCACAATGAGGATGCAGGAGCGAAGTGTGAAT TTCCAGAGACTGTGCAGCTGGTTGGCGGGCCTGGGCGCTGCAAGGGACGAGTGGAAGTGAAGCACAAAGGGCAGTGGGGCACCGTATGCAAAGCAGGCTGGAATCTCTCAGCTGCAAAGGTGGTGTGTCGGCAGCTGGGGTGTGGGAGGGCCATACTGACCCAGAGATGCTGCAGCAAGTCTACCCAGGGCCAAGGGCCCATCTGGCTGAGTGAGGTATCATGCTCGGGAAAGGAAGCAGACCTTCAGGATTGCCCTTCTGGACTTTGGGGGAAGAATAACTGCACCCATGACGAGGACACGTGGGTCGAATGTGAAG ATCCCTTTCAATTGAGGCTGGTAGGAGGAGAAAGCAAGTGCTCTGGGCGACTGGAGGTGCTGCACAAGGGTGAATGGGGCACGGTCTGTGACGATGgctggggagaaaaggaggaacAGGTGGTCTGCAAGCAACTGGGCTGCGGGGAGCCTGTCTTTGTATCTGCCAAAGACCGGAGAAGGTTCGGCTTTGGGAATGGCCGCATCTGGCTGGATGATGTTTACTGCTCAGGGCAGGAGCAGTCCCTGGAGCAGTGCCGACACAGGTTCTGGGGGCATCACAACTGCAACCACCGGGAAGATGTGGCTGTGGACTGCTTAG AACATAATCCTGACCTTCTTGGTGCTTTACCTGCAGATCCAGAGTGA
- the CD5L gene encoding CD5 antigen-like isoform X6 encodes MAWLFLILAFFTGPGLLESSSHVRLVGGPHRCEGRVEVQRNGEWGTVCDDGWDMNDVAVVCRELGCGAAIWTPSGVIYKPLADEDQKVLIQDVNCTGVEENLIQCEQDEDVYSCSHNEDAGAKCEFPETVQLVGGPGRCKGRVEVKHKGQWGTVCKAGWNLSAAKVVCRQLGCGRAILTQRCCSKSTQGQGPIWLSEVSCSGKEADLQDCPSGLWGKNNCTHDEDTWVECEDPFQLRLVGGESKCSGRLEVLHKGEWGTVCDDGWGEKEEQVVCKQLGCGEPVFVSAKDRRRFGFGNGRIWLDDVYCSGQEQSLEQCRHRFWGHHNCNHREDVAVDCLEHNPDLLGALPADPE; translated from the exons ATGGCTTGGCTGTTCTTGATCCTTG cCTTTTTCACTGGACCTGGCCTTCTAG AATCTTCATCCCACGTACGCCTGGTGGGAGGTCCACATCGCTGTGAAGGGCGAGTGGAAGTGCAACGGAATGGCGAATGGGGCACCGTATGTGATGACGGCTGGGACATGAACGACGTGGCTGTGGTGTGTCGGGAACTGGGCTGTGGAGCAGCCATATGGACACCCAGTGGTGTTATATATAAGCCATTGGCAGATGAAGACCAAAAAGTCCTTATCCAAGACGTCAACTGCACTGGGGTGGAAGAAAATCTAATTCAATGTGAACAAGATGAAGATGTTTATAGTTGCTCCCACAATGAGGATGCAGGAGCGAAGTGTGAAT TTCCAGAGACTGTGCAGCTGGTTGGCGGGCCTGGGCGCTGCAAGGGACGAGTGGAAGTGAAGCACAAAGGGCAGTGGGGCACCGTATGCAAAGCAGGCTGGAATCTCTCAGCTGCAAAGGTGGTGTGTCGGCAGCTGGGGTGTGGGAGGGCCATACTGACCCAGAGATGCTGCAGCAAGTCTACCCAGGGCCAAGGGCCCATCTGGCTGAGTGAGGTATCATGCTCGGGAAAGGAAGCAGACCTTCAGGATTGCCCTTCTGGACTTTGGGGGAAGAATAACTGCACCCATGACGAGGACACGTGGGTCGAATGTGAAG ATCCCTTTCAATTGAGGCTGGTAGGAGGAGAAAGCAAGTGCTCTGGGCGACTGGAGGTGCTGCACAAGGGTGAATGGGGCACGGTCTGTGACGATGgctggggagaaaaggaggaacAGGTGGTCTGCAAGCAACTGGGCTGCGGGGAGCCTGTCTTTGTATCTGCCAAAGACCGGAGAAGGTTCGGCTTTGGGAATGGCCGCATCTGGCTGGATGATGTTTACTGCTCAGGGCAGGAGCAGTCCCTGGAGCAGTGCCGACACAGGTTCTGGGGGCATCACAACTGCAACCACCGGGAAGATGTGGCTGTGGACTGCTTAG AACATAATCCTGACCTTCTTGGTGCTTTACCTGCAGATCCAGAGTGA
- the CD5L gene encoding CD5 antigen-like isoform X5 — MARLFFLIVAFFTGPGLLESSSHVRLVGGPHRCEGRVEVQRNGEWGTVCDDGWDMNDVAVVCRELGCGAAIWTPSGVIYKPLADEDQKVLIQDVNCTGVEENLIQCEQDEDVYSCSHNEDAGAKCEFPETVQLVGGPGRCKGRVEVKHKGQWGTVCKAGWNLSAAKVVCRQLGCGRAILTQRCCSKSTQGQGPIWLSEVSCSGKEADLQDCPSGLWGKNNCTHDEDTWVECEDPFQLRLVGGESKCSGRLEVLHKGEWGTVCDDGWGEKEEQVVCKQLGCGEPVFVSAKDRRRFGFGNGRIWLDDVYCSGQEQSLEQCRHRFWGHHNCNHREDVAVDCLEHNPDLLGALPADPE; from the exons ATGGCTCGGCTGTTTTTCTTGATCGTTG cCTTTTTCACTGGACCTGGCCTTCTAG AATCTTCATCCCACGTACGCCTGGTGGGAGGTCCACATCGCTGTGAAGGGCGAGTGGAAGTGCAACGGAATGGCGAATGGGGCACCGTATGTGATGACGGCTGGGACATGAACGACGTGGCTGTGGTGTGTCGGGAACTGGGCTGTGGAGCAGCCATATGGACACCCAGTGGTGTTATATATAAGCCATTGGCAGATGAAGACCAAAAAGTCCTTATCCAAGACGTCAACTGCACTGGGGTGGAAGAAAATCTAATTCAATGTGAACAAGATGAAGATGTTTATAGTTGCTCCCACAATGAGGATGCAGGAGCGAAGTGTGAAT TTCCAGAGACTGTGCAGCTGGTTGGCGGGCCTGGGCGCTGCAAGGGACGAGTGGAAGTGAAGCACAAAGGGCAGTGGGGCACCGTATGCAAAGCAGGCTGGAATCTCTCAGCTGCAAAGGTGGTGTGTCGGCAGCTGGGGTGTGGGAGGGCCATACTGACCCAGAGATGCTGCAGCAAGTCTACCCAGGGCCAAGGGCCCATCTGGCTGAGTGAGGTATCATGCTCGGGAAAGGAAGCAGACCTTCAGGATTGCCCTTCTGGACTTTGGGGGAAGAATAACTGCACCCATGACGAGGACACGTGGGTCGAATGTGAAG ATCCCTTTCAATTGAGGCTGGTAGGAGGAGAAAGCAAGTGCTCTGGGCGACTGGAGGTGCTGCACAAGGGTGAATGGGGCACGGTCTGTGACGATGgctggggagaaaaggaggaacAGGTGGTCTGCAAGCAACTGGGCTGCGGGGAGCCTGTCTTTGTATCTGCCAAAGACCGGAGAAGGTTCGGCTTTGGGAATGGCCGCATCTGGCTGGATGATGTTTACTGCTCAGGGCAGGAGCAGTCCCTGGAGCAGTGCCGACACAGGTTCTGGGGGCATCACAACTGCAACCACCGGGAAGATGTGGCTGTGGACTGCTTAG AACATAATCCTGACCTTCTTGGTGCTTTACCTGCAGATCCAGAGTGA
- the CD5L gene encoding CD5 antigen-like isoform X9, which produces MARLFFLIVAFFTGPDILESSSHVRLVGGPHRCEGRVEVQRNGEWGTVCDDGWDMNDVAVVCRELGCGAAMWTPSGVIYKPLADEDQKVLIQDVKCTGVEENLIQCEQDEDVYSCSHNEDAGAKCEFPETVQLVGGPGRCKGRVEVKHKGQWGTVCKAGWNLSAAKVVCRQLGCGRAILTQRCCSKSTQGQGPIWLSEVSCSGKEADLQDCPSGLWGKNNCTHDEDTWVECEESSSHVRLVGGPHRCEGRVEVQRNGEWGTVCDDGWDMNDVAVVCRELGCGAAIWTPSGVIYKPLADEDQKVLIQDVNCTGVEENLIQCEQDEDVYSCSHNEDAGAKCEFPETVQLVGGPGRCKGRVEVKHKGQWGTVCKAGWNLSAAKVVCRQLGCGRAILTQRCCSKSTQGQGPIWLSEVSCSGKEADLQDCPSGLWGKNNCTHDEDTWVECEDPFQLRLVGGESKCSGRLEVLHKGEWGTVCDDGWGEKEEQVVCKQLGCGEPVFVSAKDRRRFGFGNGRIWLDDVYCSGQEQSLEQCRHRFWGHHNCNHREDVAVDCLEHNPDLLGALPADPE; this is translated from the exons ATGGCTCGGCTGTTTTTCTTGATCGTTG CCTTTTTCACTGGACCTGATATTTTAG AATCTTCATCCCACGTACGCCTGGTGGGAGGTCCACATCGCTGTGAAGGGCGAGTGGAAGTGCAACGGAATGGCGAATGGGGCACCGTATGTGATGACGGCTGGGACATGAACGACGTGGCTGTGGTGTGTCGGGAACTGGGCTGTGGAGCAGCCATGTGGACACCCAGTGGTGTTATATATAAGCCATTGGCAGATGAAGACCAAAAAGTCCTTATCCAAGACGTCAAATGCACTGGGGTGGAAGAAAATCTAATTCAATGTGAACAAGATGAAGACGTTTATAGTTGCTCCCACAATGAGGATGCAGGAGCGAAGTGTGAAT TTCCAGAGACTGTGCAGCTGGTTGGCGGGCCTGGGCGCTGCAAGGGACGAGTGGAAGTGAAGCACAAAGGGCAGTGGGGCACCGTATGCAAAGCAGGCTGGAATCTCTCAGCTGCAAAGGTGGTGTGTCGGCAGCTGGGGTGTGGGAGGGCCATACTGACCCAGAGATGCTGCAGCAAGTCTACCCAGGGCCAAGGGCCCATCTGGCTGAGTGAGGTATCATGCTCGGGAAAGGAAGCAGACCTTCAGGATTGCCCTTCTGGACTTTGGGGGAAGAATAACTGCACCCATGACGAGGACACGTGGGTCGAATGTGAAG AATCTTCATCCCACGTACGCCTGGTGGGAGGTCCACATCGCTGTGAAGGGCGAGTGGAAGTGCAACGGAATGGCGAATGGGGCACCGTATGTGATGACGGCTGGGACATGAACGACGTGGCTGTGGTGTGTCGGGAACTGGGCTGTGGAGCAGCCATATGGACACCCAGTGGTGTTATATATAAGCCATTGGCAGATGAAGACCAAAAAGTCCTTATCCAAGACGTCAACTGCACTGGGGTGGAAGAAAATCTAATTCAATGTGAACAAGATGAAGATGTTTATAGTTGCTCCCACAATGAGGATGCAGGAGCGAAGTGTGAAT TTCCAGAGACTGTGCAGCTGGTTGGCGGGCCTGGGCGCTGCAAGGGACGAGTGGAAGTGAAGCACAAAGGGCAGTGGGGCACCGTATGCAAAGCAGGCTGGAATCTCTCAGCTGCAAAGGTGGTGTGTCGGCAGCTGGGGTGTGGGAGGGCCATACTGACCCAGAGATGCTGCAGCAAGTCTACCCAGGGCCAAGGGCCCATCTGGCTGAGTGAGGTATCATGCTCGGGAAAGGAAGCAGACCTTCAGGATTGCCCTTCTGGACTTTGGGGGAAGAATAACTGCACCCATGACGAGGACACGTGGGTCGAATGTGAAG ATCCCTTTCAATTGAGGCTGGTAGGAGGAGAAAGCAAGTGCTCTGGGCGACTGGAGGTGCTGCACAAGGGTGAATGGGGCACGGTCTGTGACGATGgctggggagaaaaggaggaacAGGTGGTCTGCAAGCAACTGGGCTGCGGGGAGCCTGTCTTTGTATCTGCCAAAGACCGGAGAAGGTTCGGCTTTGGGAATGGCCGCATCTGGCTGGATGATGTTTACTGCTCAGGGCAGGAGCAGTCCCTGGAGCAGTGCCGACACAGGTTCTGGGGGCATCACAACTGCAACCACCGGGAAGATGTGGCTGTGGACTGCTTAG AACATAATCCTGACCTTCTTGGTGCTTTACCTGCAGATCCAGAGTGA